The Azospirillum thermophilum genome contains the following window.
GAGCAGGGCAAGACGCTGACCTGGCTGCTGACCCGCGACACCCCGACCGCCGAGGCCATCGTGCCGGTGTGCGACGGCCAGTTCGACCTGATCCCCAGCAGCATCTCGCTGGCCGAGGCCGAGGCGTCGCTGGTCACCAATCCGCTGGCCGGCGGCGTGCTGCAGGGCAAGCTGGAGGAGGTGGTCGACCGCTACGACGTGCTGCTGCTCGATTGCCCGCCGAACCTCGGCTATATCTCGGTCACCGCACTCGCCGCGGCGGATGCGCTGATCGTGCCCTGCCAGACGGAGGGGCTGGCCTATGCCGGCATCGCCAGCCTGTTCAGCACGGTGGACAAGGTGCGCCGTTTCGCCAAGAAGAACATCCGGCTGCTCGGCATCCTCCCTACCCTCTACAATGCGCGCCGCATCGCCGACCAGGAGGTTCTCGGCCGGCTGCAGCGTCAGGCGGAGAAGCTGAACGTGCGGCTGTTCACGCCGGTGCGCGACGCCGCCGACTACGGCAAGTCGTTCCTCGCCGGGCGGCCGGTGCTGGAACTGAACCCCAAGGCCGCGGGGGCCGAAAGCTATGCGGAGATCGCCGACGCGATCATCGCCCTGACCGTGGAGACGCAGAATGCCGCCGCGTAAGCTGAACACCGCCAACCTGGACGAGGTGGACGATCTGGTGAAGCAGACCGCCGATGCGGTCAGCCTGTTCGCCGACGACGACGGCGACTTCCTCAAGGTCGTCGCGCTCGACCTCATCGACCCGAACCCGAACCAGCCGCGCCGCAGCTTCGATCCGGCCGACCTCGACGACCTCGCCCGCTCGATCGCCGCCGTCGGGGTGATCCAGCCGATCCTGGTGACGCGCGTCGGCGACCGCTATCAACTGATCGCCGGCGAACGGCGCGTGCGGGCGAGCCGGCTGGCCGGCAAGACGAGCATCAAGGCGGTCGTCACCCGCAGCGCCAGCCCGTCGGTGGTGGCGCTGGTCGAGAACATCCAGCGCGCCGACCTCAACGCGCTGGAACTGGCGGCCGGCGTGCGCTCCATGCTCGACCATCATGCGACCCAACGCGAGGTGGCCCGTCTGCTCGGCAAGTCCGACAGCTTCGTGTCGCGGGCGCTCAAGCTGCTCGACCTGCCGGCGGCGATCCTGGAGGAGTATCCGGAGCAGTCCGGGCAAGTGTCGATCAACGCCATGTTCGAGATCGCCGAGGCGCCGCGGGCTCTGCAGGGCGAGCTGTGGCAGCGCGCCAAGGAGGGGGCGCCGATCAAGGCCCTGCGCGCCGTCCGCCGTGATACCGCCCCGCCGCCACGCTCCACCACGCCGGCGCCGATCCTGCGCACGCTGCCCAAGGTGGCGAAGGGGCTGGCGGCACTGGACGCGGCGGCGCTGAACGAGGCGGAGGTCGATGCGTTGCAGGCGCTGCGCGACCAGATCGACGCGCTGCTGCGCCATCGCCGCTGAGGCGGTTTGCGACGTCGCAAAAGTTCCCGGTCGCGGACCAAGCCCCCTGGACAACGAAAAAGGCCCCTGCCGGATCGCAGGGGCCTTTTTCGTTGCTGCTGTTCCAGGCAGCCCTTTTTGCGACGTCGCAAAGACGCCCGTCAGCGCTCCAACTGGCCGAACAGCGGGGCGAAGCCGTCGAGCAGGCCGGTCAGCAGGATCTGCACGCCGACGCAGAACAGCAGGAAGGCGAACAGCCGCGTCATCACCCGTGCGCGCGTCGGGCCGAGCAGGGCGACCAGCCGGTCGGCCGAGCGGTAGGACAGCCAGATCAGCAGGGCGATGGCGATGGCCGCCGCCGACATGCCGATGAAGAAGGGACCGATGTTGGGACCGCTCGCCGGCCGGGTGGCGCCGAGCGCGATGGCGACGGAGATGGTGCCGGGCCCGGTGGTGAAGGGGATGGTCAGCGGGAAGAAGGCCGATTCCGACACATCCTCCGCCGGGGCCGCCTGTTCCTGCTTTTTCTGTTCGTGCGCCTCGGGGGCGGTCAGCAGGGCCCAGGCACGCTCGGCGACGACGAAGCCGCCGGCGATCCGCAGCGCCGCCAGCGAAATGCCGAAGAAGTTGAGGACATAGGCCCCGGCCCACAGCGCCGTCAGCATGACCACCGCGGAATAGGCGGCGACCAGACCGGCGAGCCGCGCCCGCTCCCGCGCGCTGCGGCCGGTGGTGACCTGACTGAAGATCAGTGCCATGGCGATCGGATTGACGATCGAAAACAGGGCAGGGAAGGCGAGGAGGAAACTGTCGAACATTTGGCCCCGGGGGCTGTGGAGGACCTCCCTGATACTCCCGAGCCCAACCGCTGGCAAGGCAGTGGGCATACCACTTGCTCGCGGCCCCGTCGCTTACGGCATGCGGCGCACGGCGCCGGCGGTCAGGCGGTGGACGGTGCCGCGCGGCGGCAGGGGGCCGGCCCCCTGCCCGGCCATGGCGACGGCGGCCAGACGCTCGGCCAAGGCCCGCTCACCGGCACAGGCCTCCTCGCACAGGCTGCGCATCTCGGCGATGCTCGGCCGCCATTTGCGGGAGCGCCGCCACAGCCTCGCCGCCTGATCGATCGCCCAGGCGGGAAACTCGCCGAGGTCCTCCGCCCAGTCCATCGCGACCAATTGCTCCACATCCGGTCCCAGGCTCTTGGCCGGATAATGGCTGAGCAGCGCCAGGATCCGCGCCAGCAGATGGTTCGCAGCGGCCGGCGCCAGCACCGTGGCGTTCAGATCGTCGAGCGAGCGCCGGGCCATCGCCGCCTCGCGCGCCGTCACGTCGGCCGGCGGCACCCAGACCTCGGCCACGCCGGTGAAGCCGTCATCGGCGAAGCGGCTGCGCCGTTCGATATGCCCGGCGTCCAGGATGCGGCGGAGCGGGTCGGGCAGGGCATCCTGCAACAGGCGCCGCCGGTCCGCCGGAGCCATCGCCGGATCGAAGGGCAGGGGGGAGCGGTCGGGAAAGGGCTGGATGTTGATCACGGCTGGCTCCAGGTGGGGGTGGCGGGCGGGGCAGGGGGGCGGCATCGAGCCGCGCGGCGACGGCGGCCCAGGCGGCCAGACGCTGTTCGGCCTCCGGCTTGCGGCACGAGGGGCGGGCGGAGGAGTGTGGACGTCCGGCGCGAACCGGCGCCTTGCCCGCCTGAACGTCCTGCAGCAGCCAGGCCCGCCACGCAGCGCCGATGTCACGGTAGCGGTAGCCATGGGCCTGGCAGCGGCGCACGAACAGTTCGGCATGAGCGTCGAGGTCGATCGGCTGGCCGGGAAAGCGCTCGGCGGCCCAGGCGCGATCCCCGGCGGCAGGCTGCCAGTCGGCGGGGACTTCGGCAGCCGGCTGCGTCCGTTCCCGGGCATCCTCGCCATCCGTGGAATGCCCCTCGCGCCCGCGCCCCTGGAGCGAGTCCGGAGTCTGTTCTGGTTGATGCTGTTCCTGACTCGCCGGCGGACAGGGGATGTGCGTGGACGAGTCAGGGCTGTCGGCGGCCGGCACAGCCCCGTCCGGCGTCAGCCGCAGACGGTAACGGCAGGTCAGCCGCCCGCCGGTGGAGGAACTGCGGTGCTCGATCGTCACCAGCCCGGCGGCTTCGAGGCGGGAGAGGATGCGGTTGACGGTCGGCCGGCTGCGCTTCAGCTTCGCCGCCAGCGTCGCCTGCGACGGCCAGCATACCCCGGCCTCGTCGGCATAGGTGCTCAAGGCGGCCAGCACGGCGAAGCCGTCGGCATCGAGATCGGGATGATCCAGCCACCAGGCGGGAATCCGTCCCCACCGGGCGTTGCCGCCCGCCGCCGAAGGGTCCTGTTGGGTCGCGCTCATTCCTCTGCCTCCACACGCAAGTGCGGGCAGGATTCGAAAGCCGGCGGCGGAATGTCGAATCGCGGGCAAGCACTCCATGGAGGACTATGGAGCCTTTGCCCGCGCTTCAGGAGCCACGGCCCGCGACCATGGAGCGATAGCCCGCGCTGCTGGAGCAACAGCCCGCCTTTGCCGCGCGAATCGGAATCCTGAAGCCCTTCGTCGCGCTCATGAAGCCTTTGCTCGCGGTCCCGCCGGCCGGTTGCCGGGCCTATCGCGGGCTCCGACTCCATCCGCTATGAAGCCTTTGCCCGCGATAGCGCCCCGGCCGGTGCTGCCGGGGCAGGAGGGCGGCCGGGCACGTGCCGGGAGGCGAATCCGCCTCCGCGAGGTCCCCGCATTGCGTCGCCCCAGGGGGATCGCGGCGGGTCGAAGGGCCGGCATGGAGCCTTTGCCCGCGATTCTCGGCAGGGGGCAGGGGGCAGGGAGCAGGGAATGGAGTCGTTGGCCGCGGTTCGGAGAGTTCGTTTAGAAACAATGGTTTGCCAGAGGATCCCGGCAGCTTTGGCCACCGGCGCGCCCTGTCCTGGCGCTGGTCCTGCACCGTCCCGGGTCCGCCGAGTCGTCGGGGCCGCAGGGACGTCGGGCAGGCGCATGGCGCAATCGCGGGCTGTTGCTCCATGGATCGCGAGGAAAGGCTCCATACCCGCGGGCTGTTGCTCCATGCCGAAGGGCGAAGCGCCGCCGCATCCATTGCCGCGGCGGGCCGGCTGCGCCATGTTGAGGGCCGGCAGTCGGAGACGGTTTTCATGAGCAAGGTGGCCCCGGTCAGCGCAGCGCAGCTTGTCCTGTTCGAGCTGGAGGACCGCTCGCAGTCGCACCTGATCGCGCTCTACGATCTGGCGCCGCGCTTCGTCTTCGTCTCCCGCGACAACGACGCCAAGGACAAGGGCGAGCTGGTCTCCAAGGACAGCTTCATCAAGTCGGTGCGGCGCGAGTTCTCCTTCCGCGGCCGCAATTACCGCCTGACCGTCCAGCCCGCCCGCATCGACCGCAACAACCCGATGCGCAAGGAGGAGAAGGCCTCGGGCACCCAGGCCGCCGCGGAGGTGGTGGAGGTCGAGATCTTCCCGTCCGAGCGGGAGCAGGTGGTGGAGCAGGTGGTCCGGCGCCTCGCCATGGACCGTTCGCGCCTGTCGCTGACCGGCGAGAACCGCGACAAGGTGCAGATGCGCTTCAGTCTCTACGAGATCCAGAGGGAACTGCGGGCGGTCAGCCACACCCTGTCGATCCAGGACATCCGCGAATCCCTGACCATCCTGGCACGGTCCCGCATCATCATCTCCACCGGCGCGCCGGCCGAACCGGGGAAGAAGAGCCGGGGGCAGAACATCCTGGAATCGACCGCCTTCCCGGTGCTGGCCATCCGCTCCCGCCCCGACCTGATGGAGGAGGAGGGCGGCGTCGAGGAGACCTATCTGGAGTTCAATCCGCTGGTTTCCGCCGCCATCCGCGACCTGGAATTCAAGCCGATCTCCTACGCCTGGCTGATGAAGCTGAAGTCGCCGGTGTCCCGCTGGCTCTACAACCGCCTGTCGATCGAATACGACACCGCCGACGACGCCCGGCCCATGGTGATCAGCGCGGACGAGATCATCAAGAACAGCGGCATGAACGAGTGGTCGCGCCGCCGCGACACGCTGCGCGTGGTGACGGCGGCGGTCGATGCGCTGGTGGAGGAGGGCATCCTCGACAGCGCCGAGAAGGAGTTCACCAAGGTCGGCAAGCGGATCGACGCCATCGACTATCTGCTGACCCCGTCGGCGAAGTTCCTGGAGCAGGTCCGCCGCGGCCATCGGGTGCAGAAGACCAACGTCGAGGCCA
Protein-coding sequences here:
- a CDS encoding AAA family ATPase; translated protein: MAEKMSGAELRAYRENRQLDQAGLAAWLNERLNRRYDRNKVSAWETGSTPIPDLVSTVVRDALTSRSRPSSGPARIVAFANQKGGVAKTTSALNTAILLAQRGKRVLLVDCDPQGSATLHLGEKPLKLDEQGKTLTWLLTRDTPTAEAIVPVCDGQFDLIPSSISLAEAEASLVTNPLAGGVLQGKLEEVVDRYDVLLLDCPPNLGYISVTALAAADALIVPCQTEGLAYAGIASLFSTVDKVRRFAKKNIRLLGILPTLYNARRIADQEVLGRLQRQAEKLNVRLFTPVRDAADYGKSFLAGRPVLELNPKAAGAESYAEIADAIIALTVETQNAAA
- a CDS encoding ParB/RepB/Spo0J family partition protein, with protein sequence MPPRKLNTANLDEVDDLVKQTADAVSLFADDDGDFLKVVALDLIDPNPNQPRRSFDPADLDDLARSIAAVGVIQPILVTRVGDRYQLIAGERRVRASRLAGKTSIKAVVTRSASPSVVALVENIQRADLNALELAAGVRSMLDHHATQREVARLLGKSDSFVSRALKLLDLPAAILEEYPEQSGQVSINAMFEIAEAPRALQGELWQRAKEGAPIKALRAVRRDTAPPPRSTTPAPILRTLPKVAKGLAALDAAALNEAEVDALQALRDQIDALLRHRR
- a CDS encoding MarC family protein; this encodes MFDSFLLAFPALFSIVNPIAMALIFSQVTTGRSARERARLAGLVAAYSAVVMLTALWAGAYVLNFFGISLAALRIAGGFVVAERAWALLTAPEAHEQKKQEQAAPAEDVSESAFFPLTIPFTTGPGTISVAIALGATRPASGPNIGPFFIGMSAAAIAIALLIWLSYRSADRLVALLGPTRARVMTRLFAFLLFCVGVQILLTGLLDGFAPLFGQLER
- a CDS encoding helix-turn-helix domain-containing protein; translation: MSATQQDPSAAGGNARWGRIPAWWLDHPDLDADGFAVLAALSTYADEAGVCWPSQATLAAKLKRSRPTVNRILSRLEAAGLVTIEHRSSSTGGRLTCRYRLRLTPDGAVPAADSPDSSTHIPCPPASQEQHQPEQTPDSLQGRGREGHSTDGEDARERTQPAAEVPADWQPAAGDRAWAAERFPGQPIDLDAHAELFVRRCQAHGYRYRDIGAAWRAWLLQDVQAGKAPVRAGRPHSSARPSCRKPEAEQRLAAWAAVAARLDAAPLPRPPPPPGASRDQHPALSRPLPPALRSGDGSGGPAAPVAGCPARPAPPHPGRRAYRTAQPLRR
- a CDS encoding plasmid replication protein; the protein is MSKVAPVSAAQLVLFELEDRSQSHLIALYDLAPRFVFVSRDNDAKDKGELVSKDSFIKSVRREFSFRGRNYRLTVQPARIDRNNPMRKEEKASGTQAAAEVVEVEIFPSEREQVVEQVVRRLAMDRSRLSLTGENRDKVQMRFSLYEIQRELRAVSHTLSIQDIRESLTILARSRIIISTGAPAEPGKKSRGQNILESTAFPVLAIRSRPDLMEEEGGVEETYLEFNPLVSAAIRDLEFKPISYAWLMKLKSPVSRWLYNRLSIEYDTADDARPMVISADEIIKNSGMNEWSRRRDTLRVVTAAVDALVEEGILDSAEKEFTKVGKRIDAIDYLLTPSAKFLEQVRRGHRVQKTNVEAIAAVTGSTGRPDGFVPLKPGEAADLRLRRARQLEAGEQPPLPLARQG